The following are from one region of the Selenomonadales bacterium genome:
- a CDS encoding Rne/Rng family ribonuclease encodes MAQTIIVNSLPEETRMAIVEDDRLAELVIERPDDSHLVGNIYKGRVQNILPGMQAAFVDIGLDKNAFLYIGDLRECELSMFAKGIAPEKLFVGQEILVQIVKDAVGTKGPKATTHLTLPGRDVVLLPTADYVGISKQIEEKEERERLKILAEELCPKGMGMIIRTAAKEKTSEELTQDIRYLTNLWRVLAARAKYSHAPILLYRDVDLVIRMVRDYLRADVERVVVDQVDDYQRICDLLNGSSAHADLAKVECSPEGDIFGANGLKDAVDAIHAREVELPSGGYLVFDKTEALTVIDVNTGKFTGGTTLADTVFLTNVEAATEIARQIRLRDISGIIIIDFIDMEKTEHQKEVLRVLQQGTKKDKTKTNIVGLTGLGLVEMTRKKSRQTIDALTHEPCPHCAGSGRVPSAQTIGIQICRRLREIGKSRKNNRPLMVEAHPSVIAWLRHDKHIDKLEQDLARKIQLKEQKEKNQSAYIILQGDV; translated from the coding sequence ATGGCGCAGACGATCATAGTAAATTCACTGCCCGAAGAAACGAGAATGGCGATCGTTGAGGACGACCGATTGGCAGAGCTTGTCATAGAGCGTCCCGATGACAGTCATTTGGTGGGCAATATATATAAAGGAAGAGTGCAGAACATCTTGCCGGGGATGCAGGCGGCGTTCGTCGATATCGGTCTTGACAAGAACGCGTTTCTCTATATCGGAGATCTGCGTGAATGTGAGCTGTCGATGTTTGCCAAAGGCATCGCGCCCGAAAAGCTGTTCGTCGGTCAAGAGATACTCGTGCAGATCGTCAAGGATGCTGTCGGAACAAAAGGACCAAAAGCAACGACACATCTGACGCTCCCGGGTCGCGATGTGGTACTTCTGCCGACGGCTGATTATGTCGGTATCTCGAAGCAGATCGAGGAGAAGGAAGAACGCGAACGACTTAAGATCCTTGCGGAAGAACTGTGTCCCAAAGGTATGGGGATGATCATCCGTACTGCGGCGAAAGAAAAGACGAGCGAGGAATTGACGCAGGATATTCGTTATTTGACGAATCTTTGGCGTGTGCTTGCCGCAAGGGCGAAATATTCGCATGCGCCGATACTCTTATATCGTGATGTCGATCTTGTCATTCGTATGGTACGTGATTATTTGCGTGCCGATGTAGAGCGAGTCGTTGTCGATCAGGTGGATGATTATCAGCGCATCTGTGATCTCTTGAACGGAAGCTCAGCACATGCTGATCTGGCGAAGGTCGAATGCTCTCCCGAAGGTGATATCTTTGGCGCAAACGGACTGAAAGACGCGGTAGACGCTATCCATGCACGTGAAGTTGAATTGCCGTCGGGCGGATACCTTGTTTTTGACAAGACGGAAGCATTGACTGTTATTGATGTTAACACAGGAAAATTCACTGGCGGGACGACACTTGCTGATACGGTATTTTTGACGAATGTAGAGGCGGCAACAGAGATCGCGCGTCAGATTCGGCTTAGAGATATCAGCGGCATCATTATTATCGACTTCATTGATATGGAGAAGACAGAACACCAAAAAGAAGTACTTCGTGTTCTCCAGCAGGGTACGAAGAAGGATAAAACGAAAACGAATATCGTTGGTCTGACGGGTCTTGGTCTTGTTGAGATGACGCGTAAAAAATCGCGTCAGACGATCGATGCCTTGACGCATGAACCGTGTCCGCATTGTGCAGGATCGGGACGTGTGCCGTCGGCGCAGACGATCGGGATACAGATATGTCGTCGGCTTCGTGAGATCGGCAAGAGCCGTAAAAACAATCGCCCGCTGATGGTAGAGGCGCATCCGTCGGTCATTGCATGGCTCAGACATGACAAGCATATCGACAAATTGGAGCAAGACCTGGCGCGAAAAATACAGCTGAAAGAGCAAAAAGAAAAAAATCAATCTGCTTATATTATTTTGCAGGGAGATGTATAA
- the rplU gene encoding 50S ribosomal protein L21 → MYAIIKTGGKQYRVSEGDSIFVEKLEAAEGEVVTFDEVIAVSKEDALVVGKPFVEGAKVTAKVEKQGKARKILVFKYKAKANYRRRQGHRQPFTKVVIEKIEA, encoded by the coding sequence ATGTACGCAATCATCAAAACCGGTGGTAAACAGTATCGTGTAAGCGAAGGCGACTCCATTTTCGTAGAAAAATTGGAAGCTGCTGAAGGCGAAGTTGTAACGTTCGACGAAGTTATCGCTGTATCCAAAGAAGATGCTTTGGTAGTAGGTAAACCGTTCGTTGAAGGTGCAAAAGTTACGGCTAAAGTTGAAAAACAGGGTAAAGCTAGAAAAATCTTGGTTTTCAAATACAAAGCAAAAGCTAACTATCGCAGACGTCAGGGTCATCGCCAGCCGTTCACGAAAGTTGTTATCGAAAAAATCGAAGCATAA
- a CDS encoding ribosomal-processing cysteine protease Prp, translated as MIQIKILRSYSNSVTGFCIKGHAGSAPYGQDIVCAAVSALAQTALLGLTIHLKRDVSYDMEEGRLSVQLNTKPDAQTDAVLETMILGLLEIEKLHSEYITISQTRR; from the coding sequence ATGATTCAGATCAAAATTTTGCGTTCATACAGTAATTCTGTAACAGGATTTTGTATCAAGGGGCATGCAGGCTCTGCGCCGTACGGACAAGATATTGTCTGCGCCGCGGTATCCGCGCTTGCACAGACGGCACTCTTGGGGCTAACCATTCATTTGAAACGTGATGTTTCCTATGATATGGAAGAAGGTCGTTTATCCGTACAGCTGAATACAAAACCCGATGCACAGACAGATGCTGTGTTAGAAACCATGATTTTAGGGCTTCTTGAGATCGAGAAGCTTCACTCGGAGTATATAACTATTTCACAAACTAGGAGGTGA
- the rpmA gene encoding 50S ribosomal protein L27 — MFQFNLQLFAHKKGVGSTRNGRDSESKRLGVKRHAGEVVTAGSILVRQRGTHFHPGANVGIGKDDTLFAKVAGRVAFERKGRYNRQISVYTEEQAI, encoded by the coding sequence ATGTTTCAGTTTAATTTACAGCTTTTTGCTCATAAAAAAGGTGTAGGTAGTACGCGAAACGGTCGTGACAGTGAATCGAAACGCCTTGGCGTTAAACGTCATGCCGGTGAAGTTGTAACTGCCGGAAGCATTTTGGTTCGCCAGAGAGGTACGCATTTCCATCCGGGCGCGAACGTTGGCATCGGTAAAGACGATACTTTGTTTGCAAAAGTAGCAGGTCGTGTTGCTTTTGAACGCAAAGGCCGTTACAACCGTCAGATCAGCGTTTACACGGAAGAACAAGCTATCTGA